The Candidatus Protochlamydia phocaeensis genome contains a region encoding:
- a CDS encoding IS1 family transposase codes for AQHRPVGKESGKTSYIERFNCTLRQRVARLVRKTLSFSKKLANHIGMIKYFICYYNLALHV; via the coding sequence GGGCTCAACACCGACCAGTTGGAAAAGAATCTGGCAAAACAAGTTATATTGAAAGATTTAATTGTACTCTTAGACAAAGAGTCGCAAGGCTTGTAAGAAAAACTTTATCTTTCTCTAAAAAACTAGCCAATCATATTGGAATGATCAAATATTTTATCTGTTATTACAATTTAGCATTACATGTTTAG